The stretch of DNA TTCCCTCGCCCTTGGTCAGGTCTGCCGTTAAGGAGTTCGCCATTTTGCATGAAGTACGTATTCCTCTCACTAATGCTTCAAagatggacaccaaaaggtTCGGCCATTTCCCTCAGCCTCTTGCCAGTGTTCAGCAGGCCCGTTGTTTTGGATCTGAGTTCAAGATAGCgcttattttcattttcgaacattattTTGGCAACAAACGATGGAAGAGTTACCAATCGCCACTAGGCAATAGAAGTTAGATCTACTACGTAGAgcacaagccctctagttagaTCATTTGTATGTATGCCCCCGTGTGCTCAATAGTTTGTTTGAATGAAAGCTTGGTGGAATCtatgtcaaacaaatcattgagcAGGGACCCAAGGTCATTCAAGGTAGACCTAAACTTCCTTCCTttatttctcctaaatttccTCTAAAAAGGACCAAAATCCTGGAATTTCCCCCAAAATCCTAGGTTTTAGGTATCTTATGTAtcaaatttgtgaaaaagtatttttgccTAAAGATGACCGAAAAAGTTGGAAACTtaatttaaccaaaaaaaatatccttccGACCCCTACTTATTACTGTCTTTTGGGCACCAGGTGACATGAACAAAAAGTCTCTAGTCCGTTTGCCACTCCACAATATGTacagaaaaaaacctttaactggcaaatttgaattgctGTGCCAGTGCTTTGTCGTATTTTCTTCCGTCATTGCACCCAAATATCCAGACAAACTCTGTCTGCGATTTCATAATATTGGTTCTCCTACCTTGAAATGAAGTCAGGTCGTCCACTGGACCAGATGCTGTCATTTTCGACGTCAAGTCTCCTGTGTAAACGGTCAtgacaatcaaagaaaacaagctCATTATGGCAAACCAAATCTTGTAGGAAAAAAGCGAAGAAGTGTTGGCAAAATGATCATGACCATTTGGATCCCTGAGGATAAAGTTAACCCACGTAATTTCACAGCTCCTCAGAATTCCAAGCTTGTTTGGTCCCATTTGACTCGTCAAACAAAGGCCAATAACTACGAGAATGAAAGCTACCCCAACACTGATCCAGGTTCCGCTCTGGAACACCTGgaaaaaggcttgaaaatCAAGCTCTGCCGGTTCCAAAACCCGATAGTTTAGTGTCACGTCATCATCGATCAGAGGATAAGtgaaatcaatcacttgggaTCTATCCTCGGTGATTGAGAGGCCTCCAATGGATATGTCACTTTGATTATTGGTCAGTTCTCCgaccattccattccaagttCCATCGTCGTTCTTGCTTCCCCAGAGACCATCTGGAGGCCTTTGATAAACCACTTGGAAATGCATCAGGTCTGCCAAGATATCCAACACATCCACGAAATAGCCACTTACATTAGACCCATTAATTTTGGTCAAGGGAAGAGACTCTAAAACTGAGATTCTCAAGTAATTGCCGCGTAAATCGGTTAATTTATCCTCTTGAGGTGCATCAGTGGCAAAAGTCATATTTGGCCAATCTCGGGGCCCGTTGGGATTATGCGAAGAATCGTCACAAATCACTTCCGACTGATGATTGTTCTCACCGGTGACGATCAATAATATGATTGGATAATGCTGAATGCCTTCTAAAACAGGTTCTTCGTTTTCATGCACAATTAActtgcaattttgatttgaatgataaAAATGGTGGCAATAGCACACAACCAACATAAAGTACAACCAAAGTGACGAGGTCCTCATTTTTTGGAGGAGTCGAAATTAGTGAAGCTTGACGTTCTGACGTTTCCAGCACTCATATATAATTCGAGGGATTGAGCAGAAAAGGCGTCAACGCTCAAGACCAAATAAAATAATTATGTGCTGTAAATGGAGAAGTACTTATTGGTCTTGGTGCATATCATTTTGGGCGTTTTTGGACGTTTATGTTTTGAGCCTTTAAGCGTAGCATAATTGTCACAGGCTTTTCAGGTGTGAAGCTAGAACATGGAGGCCGTCAGacttggagaggaaagctctacaaaacctcgcgAGAAGACGCCCGAGGGTGCTAAATGAAGCGGTTGAGGAGGCATCGCAACATTCAAACCTCTCCTGGCAAGgcttcaaaaagctttcctctccagtctTAACGGACTCCATGGCCAGACCCACAGTTCACGTGTCATAGAATGATATTGCATTAAAATATTTGTGTTTCATCAACTCAAGGCTAGACTCAGAGGCATTTTTGTGTTCCTTaagattttttctttcccaaatattggattttttattcaacgtccgaaaaaatatatgaagtgtcaaatgtcaaaaaaaacgTCCGTCCCACGTTGGTCTGCTTCTGTTGGTAGTTTGACCGGTGGATAACTAACAATTATTGACTAACAATGTTACAGCTTCTACACAGATTAACAAGTATTTTCTCAGGGAAATGAAAACTAGACGAATTATGAGGGCAAAAGCCCGAGAACATATGAAAGGACTTCAAAAGATGTTTCGCAAGGCCATTCTACCCTTGCTTTGGGCCACGAGGTCGTGGACACTTGTCCATGGTTTTAATTTAAGAATCCATCTATGATCTCTGAtagtgaagaaaaatggatATGATGACTTTTATTTGTTCATGCTAAAACACTTTAGGAATGGCCAAAGGACGATACAAGAATGAACCAGTTCCAAGTTGTTCTAACGTTCATGAAACCCAATTTCCGGTCTGCTGCTACTATCATCCAATCATCCTTGATGCGAAAGTGCGCAAAACAGGAGACAATGCTCAGTACATAGGCGCCGTTCTTTAGCActtatattttctttgtttttcttaGACTGTTGTCCCATCTTTTGTAGTCATCAATCGTTGATGGGCACATTTTTTGCAGATCATTGTTCAACCATTCAGTCAATCTTCAAGTCTTATGTCGTTTTGGCTCATGATTATTGCCTAAACAAGTAATAAAAGCTCATAAAAAGTCTGATTGTACTAGAGCCTTCATCCATGCCATTTTATACTTGTCTGAATATGGTCACCATGGTGACTCAAAGTGGGCAAGGTGACTCAAGAAAACAAGATCACTGGCCTttgatctttctttttctctctcactgCCTCTGCAATCAACTACCCCAGGGGGACTTCAAcaagacatttcaaaatgatcataATTTTGAAGGGAAACTCAATCATGgtgtcatttaaaaaaatgaaattgcttgATCGAATGTATATCTACATTATTCCATTCATAAGTGACGATGCGAAGCTCTTGGTTTCGATTGGGAATACTTCAAAACTTGCTATTTTTGCGCTAGTTTTGTCTGTGCATGACGAATTTCCATCTCctaaaaatatgcatgaatTCCGCCAGGTAGCCGATTTCGACAATCGAGAGCCCTAGACAATTGAAAGTTCGAAAAAGTCATGCAAACTAAACTAGTCTATTACTAGTTACATGAAGACCATTGGCCTGTGATAATTTAAGGTTAGCCAATATCGACCTaattcccaaaatggaacatgattCTTACATTGACGACGACATGAATCTAATGATCTCCTCGTTTGAAGACGTATACGCCCAGCTAGAATTACCTCGTgtgtcaaaaataaaagataaaagaTACTAAATAAACGATTATACTACAACACAggcaaaatgttcaagaaatgagtgtCTCTGACAAAgcattgaatttgttttttgcgAAATATCTGCGGAGAGGTCTATCCGTTTGTAGGACCACTTAGATTGCTGAATGGAGAAGAAGTGGCCAATCGAGCCGAAGTAGCTAATATATTGGGCGATCAAATTTTCGTCAATCTTTTTAACTCCGGCTCGACTGAGAAATTGTTGATACTAAGCGAACAATTCTCGTCCATTGATAATCAGGCGACCAATATCTTGGAGCACCCGCAGACCCTTGAAAGAGTCCCTGACTGACTGAATAACCTGAGATTCACTATAGAATGTGCTTATCGTAGAATGAGGGGCTTGAAGCCGTCCGATTCGAGTGGTCAAGACAAAATTTCAGCCACCATTATAAAGAGGATGGGTCCCGTTGGCCATCANNNNNNNNNNNNNNNNNNNNNNNNNNNNNNNNNNNNNNNNNNNNNNNNNNNGTCTTGATTATACTCTTCACTTTAGTTGtgctttcttcctccctgaTGTGCACAGGACACCGTTCCCCATTCGACACTTCTGAGCAAGCTACAAGGAATCGGTATTGGTGGGCCACTGCGCATGTGGATTAGCATTTGGCTCATGAACAAAAGGCAAATGGTTGTCCTTAATGGCAAGGAGTCATCTAGGGATGAGGTGAAGTTAGGTGTGCCCCAAGGCAACGTGTTGGGACCGCTGCTCTTCTCAACTTTCATGATTGTCGTCTATGGGGAGACTAagggtggctttacactaggatgaaaaaccaggattgaatccggttgaGGATGGCAGGAGGACTAGAGCTGGgacgagtccagactcgagtccgagtctTTTCTACAAGACTCAAGTCCGactttgtgaaaaaatatctttctttgttttaaatttcgccatatgagtctttttgttcgacttatGTAGGACTCGCCCCTACACTAATCCcatttcaatcctcaaaccggattcaatcctggtttttcATCCTAGTAAAGCCGCCTTGAGATCCTGAAATTTATTGATGACGCTAAGATATTCAGACACATTAGTGGCCCTAGTGATACTGCGCGACTGTAGCATGACTTACATGATATGATCAACTGGGCATTGAAGAATGAGATGGACGTCAACGCCAAGAAGTGTAAATGGATCCGACATGGCTGAACACTACTAAATACGCTGCACGAGGAAAAACGCTTGAACAGGTCAAAAGAGAACTTGGCGTGATGGTTGGCAATATATTGTCATTTTCGACTCATTGTGCAGCAGTGAAGACAAAGGCCAGTAAAATGATGGGGATAATTCGGAGACATTTCACAACCAAAGAGCAAGTAGTAACGACAAAGCTTTTTAAGGCGAAAGAGTATATAGAGGGTATAGGCAAGAGAAAAAGGGATAAAGGAAAGGACAGGACTATGAAACTAATTTAGAACAGCAGTCGACTAAATTGAGACATTAGTGGCCTTTATTGTGTGCGACGTCAAAACAAGAGTCGGAAGAAACAGAAATCCAGCTTCTTCAGGGCCGTTTTGAAGGAGGCACAGGAGGACGTCTGTCGAAGTTTCAACGGCAACGcattccaatattttttgacacaaatggcaaagaaattgcCCCGACACCTCATATTGAActtatccatttttttttaagttttgggACGTGCTTCTTGTGTCGAATGAATGGACCGCAATGTCTTCACGAGAAAAGAGGAGCTCATCTGAATTCCACTGAAATAAAACCACCTTCTCAGTCAAGAGCTTGTGAGCAAGAACCAAGTCCAGCTCAATTCTTCGCTTCCCCAAGGAGGCCAGGCCTAGTTTTTCCAGTCTGTCACAATATGGTAGGTCTCTGCTCTTGCCCGGCACTTTCGTTCCCCGCCTCTGCACAGACTCAATCTCACTAATATCTTTCTTTAAGACTGGACACCACACTGGGATGCCAAATTCCAACAAGGGCCGGACGTAGATCTTGAACAGCTAGGCCCAGATCTCCCAGTTCCTTGTTATAAAGTGACGTTTAAGCAAGCCTAGATTACGATTTGCTCTTACTTTCACGTCTGAGCAATGCCTGCTGAACGTGTTTGTTGGGTCCCTAGTTGGGTCAAAAGTGATTCCAAGACCTTTTTGAGAGACTTTTTTGGACAGGAGAGAACCATTAGTCTTCAAGTAAGTGAAAGGCCTGGAGTCTCGGCGTCTTCCAAAGCTCATAAACGTGCTTTTCTGGGAGTTTAGTCCCATGCCGTTTACCGAGGCCCATCTTTCAACCGCTGATATGTCCCTCTGAAGAGCTTGCACGTCTTCTAGGTCACTAATCTTTCTGAAGAGCTTCACATCGTCTACAAACTTCAACATCCCTGATCCATACAAAGGTTGCAAGCCTCTCACATAGACGAGGAAAAGAAGTGGTCCAAATACATTCCCTTGGGGAACACCAGATTTGACCGGTTTCCACTCAGAGCCAGTGCCATTTAGTACCACCCGTTGTGCTCTTCCTCTTAACCATGCTTGAATCCAGGTTTTCACTGAGCCACAAACCCCTACGTCCTCCAACTTCCGCAATAATAGTCCATGCCAGACTATCCTTCGACTAGCAGGTCACAAACCCCTTATTCACCAAAGACGCCTTAAAATAGAGTCTATAACACGCCGTATCATCCGCAAGATAACTCCAAAATGTACCAAGGACTACAAGGGACGTTTAAGATCCTTGGATTTGATTTCACTCAATGGTTAGGCAATATTAAGAGAAAAGTTAAATCTTAAGGAGTGGTGGTTGCCCGGATATCTCCTCAATTAACCAAATAACTAAAATCGGGTCCAACCAACTATTAGACAATGCAAAAGACGTATATTTCCTTCCACCTTTTCACTCTTTTGTTAAAATaacttcttctccttttcttccACCCTTTTTCTAATCGCCATTGTTCACATAAAACTTATCGCAATAATCACATATCTAACATAATGAACCTCAACGTAAAAATATTTCGCCAGACTAAGTGGCATCGACAAACTTGATAATCTCAccataaaaaatcaaagaatatGTACCTCTATTCTATTTTGAggaaaacaataaaaattgttaaaaaatgaaatacacttgaaataattttaaaTCGCTTAGTAAACTGTACAACCTATTCtgaacaatttcaacaaactATGAATCCCAATAGGTTGCATTAATGCGATGGATGGGTGCAGTTGCTGTCAAATCTGCACAGCGAATGTTCCGGAATACCGACAAGACATGAAATTACACAAAATACGCCTATGAAGACGAAAGGAAATCGTGtgtgttgaaatgaaataggAAAGGCCTCACTGGAGGATTCACCTTGGCTGGACTTGTGTATTGagccatttttcttttaaggTGGACAGAATTCCAAATTCTTTTAGCCGTTGAATGTGATAGTTCATCGTACTGAGATGCGGCCAATGCTTGGGTACACCAAACCCAATTTGATCAGTCCAAGTTCCAGGCACCTGAACACTTTTGATGGCATTGTAATTGATGTAAAAGAAACTCGAACCCAAATGTGCCGAATGCTTGTTGTTCAAAATAGCTTCTCTCAGGGTAGCAGAGTTAGTATGATCCAATCGGCTCATATCAAAGAGATGGttttgaaagacattttgaATGGCTGTTCCTTCGGGACTATTGGCCATCTTTTCATAGGCATTGGTTCCTGGCCATATGATAAGCTGCCAGTTACGATCAGCCATATCTAGGGACAAATTAGATCCTTGTCAATTTGAATGTTCGTGACTGTAATTTTTACACATAGGGGGTGTTACGCATCACCTGACTTCTTGCAACCTCTCACGTTAGTTGCGTTAGGGAGGCATAAAAAGGACAGTACTGCACTTTCGCAAGTGTACAGGGATACTTTTAATAGATATTATAGAACAGTTGTGATTTatggaaaagacaaaaattgcAACACAACAGATGAATCCTACCACACAAGATCAATCCATATTGAAAGTTAGGTGTGTTACCAATTTTTAGCAATTACCGTTATGGAAAAAGGGGCACAAATGGCAAAGTTTCCATTATACCCATAGTACcaaggatgagaaatcatgaaaagacattttcccccaccaaAAATGGCGCAagccgaaaaaaaatatggaagtAGACATTGGGTCCAAGGTTAAATTGATATTTTAAAGGATACCAGTGATTGCTAGCTAGGACTGGAATAATTGAACCGTGCCGTTTCCTGAATTGGATGcaaattttttgataaaacGATATTCACAACCCTTCCACGCAGCTATCTCTGACTGTTTTCAATCACCATCTCAATGATGCCAAATGTTATAcaagaaatgtcatttttgtttctaACATTTTAGCCTACTTTAAGAGTATAAATGCACCAGTTGTGGTAAATTTACCTTGAAATGAGGTCAGGTCGTCCACTG from Tigriopus californicus strain San Diego chromosome 3, Tcal_SD_v2.1, whole genome shotgun sequence encodes:
- the LOC131877941 gene encoding probable glutamate receptor — its product is MRTSSLWLYFMLVVCYCHHFYHSNQNCKLIVHENEEPVLEGIQHYPIILLIVTGENNHQSEVICDDSSHNPNGPRDWPNMTFATDAPQEDKLTDLRGNYLRISVLESLPLTKINGSNVSGYFVDVLDILADLMHFQVVYQRPPDGLWGSKNDDGTWNGMVGELTNNQSDISIGGLSITEDRSQVIDFTYPLIDDDVTLNYRVLEPAELDFQAFFQVFQSGTWISVGVAFILVVIGLCLTSQMGPNKLGILRSCEITWVNFILRDPNGHDHFANTSSLFSYKIWFAIMSLFSLIVMTVYTGDLTSKMTASGPVDDLTSFQDIIDRKWQLLLKPGTSIYDHVARSIEGSALKNVFQNQLFDNELDLPLADVLLSNWNVAHIGTKSMFINQPEIHSVKVPGTWSELIGFGVPKDWPHLRTMNYHIQRLREFGILAILKGKWFDKQTADPTGTHTESFSISYQHTLFPFILLLLFCGISIFLGALERLLPRSAVQLS